In the Marinobacter sp. Arc7-DN-1 genome, AGCCGCCCCGGCCATGGCCCAGGACAAGGAACCCATCGTGTTCGGTGGCTCCATACCACTGTCCGGTGTGTTTGCCTTTGCCGGCATCCATATCCACGCCGGTCTGACCGACTACACGGCCTGGATTAACAGCCAGGGCGGCATCAATGGCCATCCGGTAAAGTATGTGATGGAAGACACCGCCTACGAGGTGGATCGTTCAGTGGCCGCTTTCAAGAAGATTTCCGGCAGCAGCTCGCCGGCCACCTATTACGGTGACAGCACCGGCTTTATGAAGACCATCGCCTCGGAGCTGAACAGCCAGGGCACCACACTGATGAGCGGTGCGTCCTTTGCTACTGCACTGACCGATAACGAGCAATACCCCTACCAGTTCATCCCTGGCCCCAGCTACAGCCAGATGTTCGGCATCATCCTGGAGTACATTGCAAACCAGGGTAAGGACGGCGACACGCCGACGGTGGCCTTCGTTTACAGCGATACCGAGTTTGGCAAGGACCCAATCAAAAACGGCAAGGCCCGGGCCGCCGAGTTGGGTATTGAAGTGGTTGAGGACATTGTTACCAAGCCCGGTAGCGTGGACGTATCGGCAGAAGTCCTGAAGCTGCGTCGCGTTCGCCCCGACTTCGTGGTGTTCCACGGCTACGTGCTGTCTCCGATCAATGAGTTCATGGTTCAGATGCGCCAGATGGGGCTGGACACCCAGTTCATGGGCACCTTCTGGTCCTCGGACAAGCTGATCATCGACAAGATGGGTGCGGATGCCGATGGCTACATGGGCGTGATGCCCTACAACTACTACGACAGTGAGGAAAGCGGGCCGATGCTGGATGCGCTGAGGGCGCAGGCCGAGAAGAGCGACCCGAAGGCCGGCTACCGCCCGACCGGCTATATGCAGGCCTGGTTCAACGCCATGGTGTGGACCGAAGTGGTCAAGCGTACCCTCGATGCTGGCAAGGAGCTGACGGCTGACAATATGGCCGCCTCCCTGGCGTCCATCGAGGACTGGGACACCGGTGGTATCATCGGCATTCCGGTCACGGTGAAGGATATGTCGTTCCCGGTTGGGCGTATCTGGCGTGTGAATGCCGGGAAAGGCCGTTACGAGCCGGTATCGGACTGGATTCACCTCGACTGAGGGGCTGTATGGAAGCCTTACTGGAAATCGATAACATCGAGGTGGTTTACAACAAGTCGGTACAGGTCCTTCGGGGCCTGTCACTGCGGGTGCCGGAGGGCGCCATTGTGGCGCTCCTTGGCTCCAACGGGGCCGGCAAATCCACCACATTGAAAAGCGTTTCCGGCCTGTTGACCCTGGAAGACGGTGAGGTAACCGCCGGGGAAGTCCGATTCCAGGGCAAGGATGTAAAAGGCACGCCACCGGAGAAGCTGGTGCGTAACGGGTTGTTCCATGTGATGGAAGGCCGCCGCGTGTTTGAGGATCTGACGGTGGAAGAGAACCTGGTTGCCGCCACCTACGCGCTCAGTGGCAACAAGCCCTCCCTGAGCGACAGCTACGAGCTGGTCTATAACTACTTTCCGCGCCTGAAGGAGCGCCGCAAACAGCTGGCGGGGTATCTGTCCGGCGGTGAGCAGCAGATGCTGGCCCTTGGCCGGGCACTGATTGCCCAGCCGAAGCTGATCATGCTGGATGAGCCGTCACTGGGCCTGGCGCCGTTGCTGGTGGAGGAAATTTTCACCATCGTGGCGCGGATCAACCGGGAGCAGGGCACCGCCATTCTGCTGGTGGAGCAGAATGCCGCCGTTTCTCTGGCGATTGCCTCTTACGGTTACATCATGGAGAACGGCAAGATCGTGATCGATGGCCCGGCGGATAAACTCACCGCCAACGAGGATGTCCGGGAGTTTTACCTCGGGGTCGGCGGCAGGGAAGGCGAGGTCCGCAGTTACCGTGACATCAAGCACTACAAACGCCGTAAACGGTGGCTTTCATGACAACACCTTCCATACCCGATCTTACCCTGACTCAAATGCTGCGGGCCCACGCCAAAGACCGGCCCGACGCGCTGGCCCTGCGCCAGAAAGAGTTTGGCATCTGGCAGGCCTGTTCCTGGCAGGATTACTACCAGCGTGCCCGGCATTTCGGGCTGGGGCTCCGTGCCCTCGGCCTTGAAGAGGGCGGCCATGTGGCTATTATCTCGGAAAACCGGGTGGAGTGGGTGATCGCCCAGATGGGCATCGGCATGGTTCGGGGGATCTGCGTTGGCGTTTATCCCACCAGCCCGTGGAACGAGGTGGCCTACGTTCTCGCGCACAGTGATGCGGAAATTGTGGTGTGTGAGGACCAGGAACAGACCGACAAGGTGCTTGAAGCCTGGCCCCAACTGCCAACGCTGAAGTACACCATCGCCATTGATAGGAAGGGCCTTCGTTACTATCCGGAGCCCCCGGCGGCGTTCGAGGATATCGAAGCCAGAGGCCGGGAGTTTGAAAAAGAGCACCCCGGGCTGGTGGATGAACTGCTGGATGGCCAGCAGATGGACGACACCGCCCTGATGGTCTACACCTCCGGCTCTACCGGTCGGCCCAAGGGAGCGATGATTACCTGGGGCAATCTCCATGCGGCAGCGCCCGGCCTCATTGAGCTGCTGCAGGCAGACGAGCACGGCTCCAGTCTTTCCTACCTCCCGCTATGCCATGTGGCGGAGCAGGCGGTTACCAACATTGCACCGGTTTACGTGGGCAGCACGGTCAGCTTTGGCGAGAGTCTGCGGACAATCCAGGAGGATTTGCGAGAAATTGCGCCGACCTTTTTCCTGGGGGTGCCCAGAATATGGGAGAAGCTGCATTCGTCCATTTACATCAAGATCCAGGAAACCGGCCGGTTCCGGCAGGCGCTGTTTAACCGGGCTGTCCGGGCTTGTTCGCCGATGGCGACCAAGTCCCGTGGCCAGTGGAGCCTGAGGGAAAAGTGCCTCTTCGGCCTCAGTTACTGGCTGGTGTTTCGTGCATTGCAGAATTTCATTGGCCTGCGCCGGTGCACCATCGCAATGACCGGAGCCGCCCCCATTTCCACCGGTATTCTTGAGTTCTTCCGGACCATTGGTATTCCCCTGGTGGAAGTCTATGGCCAGACGGAAAGCACCGGCGTTGCCACCGCCCAGCCCGTGGACGATGTGCATCTCGGAACCGTGGGTGTCGCTATTACCGGCGTAGAGGTCAAACTCGGCGAGCACAACGAGATCATTATGCGCGGCGGCAGCATGTTCAAGGGCTACTACAAGAACGACGAGACCACCGCCTCAACCCTGAAAGATGGCTGGCTACACACCGGTGATGTGGGCGAATGGCGGGACGGCCAGCTCAAAATTGTTGATCGCCTGAAAGACATTATCATCACCGCAGGGGGTAAGAACCTTTCCCCGACCGGGATCGAAAATACCATCAAAGCCAGCCCTTATATCAAGGAATGCATTGTGATTGGCGAGGCCCGGAAGTATGTCTCCGCCCTGATCCAGATTGATTTCGACACGGTTGCCAAGTGGGCCGAGCAGGAGCGGATTGCCTACACCACCTTCCGCAGCCTGGCCGAGCAGGAGCGGGTGAACGAACTGATTCAGGCCGAGGTGAACAAGGGCAATGAACAGCTGCCCCAGGTGGCGCAGATCAAGCGTTTCCACCTGCTTGCCAAGGAGCTCGACCATGATGATGATGAAGTGACTGCGACCATGAAGGTGCGCCGGAGCAAAATCTACGAAAAATACATGGACCTGATCGAGTCGCTCTACGCCTGAGCACGGGGTGGCCTGGAAGCGGACGTCCTCTGCCCCTCGGCCATGTGCTGTAACTCATTGGCCAGCTGGTCGCGACCGCCTCAGTCCTGCTTACTGATCCCCAGTTTCTTCATCTTTTCCCACAGGTTCTTGCGACTGATCCCCAGCTCGCTTGCGGTTTCATTGATATGGAATTCGTGGCGGTGCAGTGTCTCGCTAATGATCTGATATTCATAGTTCATGAGGCGATTGTGTAGATCGCCGCTCATATCCGGGTTGTCCTCTGTTTGCTCACCGTTCATGCTGAAGGCGCTGGCGCCGATGGCCGGCTCAGGGGTGAGGATGGTGGCCCGTTCGATGCTATGGTGGAGTTCCCGTAAGTTGCCTGGCCAGTCGTGTTGCAGCAGTTGCTGTTCAGCAGAGGGCAGCAGGTAGTGTTCGTTCTCCGGGTCGATCTCGCTGAGGAACTGGTGGGTGAACCAGAGGATATCCTCGCGCCGCTCACGCAGTGGCGGGATATGGACATGTACCACGTTGACGCGGTAGTAGAGGTCTTCGCGGAACGCGCCTTCGGTCACCATCTGTTTGATATCACGATGGGTGGCGCAGATTATGCGAAGGTCCAGAGGGATGGGGGTTTCGCCACCGACGCGAACCACCTGCCGTTCCTGAATGACACGTAACAGCCGAACTTGCATGTTTGTCGGCATGTCTCCGATTTCGTCAAGAAAGAGGGTGCCACCGTTAGCCTGCTCGAATACCCCGTGGCGGGTTCGCACAGCACCGGTGAAAGCGCCCTTTTCCGATCCGAACAGCTCGGCTTCCATCAGCCCTTCGGGAATGGCACCGCAGTTGACGGCAATGAAGGGGTGTTGCCGGCTGTCGCCAAAGGCGCAGTGGTGCAGAAAGCGCGCGGCATACTCCTTGCCGACCCCCGACTCCCCGGTAATCAGGGCGGTGGCATTATGACCGGAGACCCGGCACAGGGTCTGTTCCAGTCTGCGCATCGTGGCGGATATACCCAGCGTGGGAGGCAGTGTCTCGCGTTGTGGTGAGCTGTCACGACAGATGAGGTGCAGCTTCTCCATCAGCACATCAAGATCGAAGGGTTTGGTAATATAGTCGGCTGCCCCCTTTTTCAACAACTCGACGGCGTCGCCGATACTGCCAAAGCCGGTGATGAATATGGCCGGAGGGAGCGTACGCCCTTCGTCGAGCAGTTGCTGGTACAGTTCATTGCCGCCCATGTCAGGCAGGCGAATATCGCTCACTATGGCGGCATAGTCAGAAATTCCAATGTGCGCCTGCGCGGCCAGTGCGCTCTTGAACCAGTCGCAACGGTAGCCCTCCAGCTCAAATCGGTAGCGGAGTGATTCACCCATAATCGGATCGTCTTCGACAAGGCAGAGCTTTGGTGGCGTGGTCATGATGGTATGGGAATGGTTGCGGTGAAACAGGTTTCACCATCGCTGCTGTGAGTCTCGATGGTGCCACCGAGTTGACTGACAATCTGATAGCAGACCCAAAGCCCGAGGCCGTTACCGCCAGACCGGTAGTGGACGAAGGGCTCGAACAGGTGTTTCATCTGTTTGTCCGGGATGGGGGGGCCGCTGTTGCAGATTTGCAGCTCCAGTTCATCGGCACCGGCATGAGTGGCACGGCAGAGAACCTGGCCATGGGGTGGCACGGCCTTGGCCGCATTGAGCAGCAGGTTGATCAGTACCTGTCGGATCAGCGAGGCGGGGAGGGGAACAGTTGCCATGCGCACATCCCACACCAGACCCGCCTGTTGGCGCTGAATGTCGGGGCTAATGAGGGTGCGGATGTCACTCATATCCTCAGGGCCAAAATCGCGGCTGCTTTGGCGTGTCTCCACCAGCAGGGCGGAGACGGTGTCCTTGATCTGCAGCAGTCCCCGTTCCAGCATCGCCAGGGTTTTGTCGGTCATGGCGTCATTTTTGCCGTAGCGCTTCTGGGTACTGATGGTGTTGAGCATACCGCCCAGAGGGTTGTTGATCTCGTGGGCGATGGAGGCAGTCAGCTGTCCGATAGCGGCAAGACGTTCAGTGGCGATGACCTGTTTTTCCAGCTCCTGTTTGAGTTGCAGTTCGTGGAGCATCGACTTGAAGCGGGCGCTGACCTGACCGATCTCATCCTTTGATTCACGTAGTTCGTAGCGCAGATTCTCGGGCGCTTCACGACCTACACGCCCAAGGCAGTCGGCCAGTTTGACCAGCGGCTTGGCCAGTCGTGCTCCCCAATACCAGCTCAGCGGTAACAGGGCGGCAAGGACCAGTAGTGTGGCGAAGGCAGCACGTTTGGCAAGCTGGGCAAATCGGGGGGTAAAACTCTCGCGGGGGTAGCTGATCACCAGCGTACCGAGGCGGACTTTGTCGGAGATGATAGGTGTGATGACATACAGGTTTTCGGTCAGTGGCAGATCCAGCACCTCAGTGTTGGCAGCGAGGTTCTGGCGCAAGTGTGTTTCAAATTGAGCGAATTCGGGTCCGGCCGATGAGATGGGAAACTGCATCTGGAATTGTTCCGGGTTGGAGGCGACGTAGATCTGATATTGATTATTGATGATCAGGATGTCCTTCGCCTGAAGGGATGAGTTCTCCGTTGTCACGGCATTGAACGGCGTTTGGACGATTTCGAAGGCACGCCAGATATCGTTCTTGAGTATAGCTGGCACCAGGGTGTATGCCATGACCTTCGCGAGCCCCTCGGCGTTGGCGATGAGGTCCTGTTTCAGATCGTCATAGGCGCGAAAGATCAGGGCCGCGGTAATTGCGAAGGAGGTGATCAGGATCAGCACGGTTCCCCGCAGGGGGATTTTGTAGCGGAAACTCAGATCACTGAACATGCTGACGCTCTTCAATGAGCTGCGCCATTTCGGCGATGTCTTTATAGGCAGCGGGAGTGATGCGGGTGAAACCGTCCAGGTTCAGGTGGTCAAGCAGCTGTACCGCATCCGGATCGCTGCCCATGGCCAGCAGCACATCGCGCATCCTTGTGTTGAGTTCTGGACTGGCCTTGGGCCCGGCCACTATCGGCGGGAATGCAAACGGTTTTGACTGGGTGACCACCCGTGTCAAGTCAGTTATCTCCGGGTTGAAGCGCTGCATGGTCTCCCAGATATAGCCGTCAACATGGGCACCATCGGCCAGACCCACGCCGACCGCCTTGATGGCATTGCTGTGGCCACTGGTGAAGAACGTCTTGCGGAAAAATGTGTCCGGATCGAGGCCCTGTTGTATCAGCTGAAAGTGGGGGACGAGGAAACCGGAGTTGGAATCGGGGTCGGCATAGGCGAAGACCTTATCGCGCAGATCAGCGAGCCTTTCCGTTGTTGTGTCCCGGGCCGGTACGATGAGATAGGAGCGGTAGAGTGGAGCGCCCTGATAAAGGGGCGCAGCGGTCAGAGCCAGGCGGGACCGGTTGCTGACGTAGGGCAGGCCGCAGATCCAGGCAAAATCGAGTCGGCGGGCAAGCAGGTTATTGATGATGTCGCGGTAGGTGTTGCTCTGTTCGAAGCTTACCGGTCGTTCGAGGCGCCGTTCGAGATAATCACGCCAGGCGCGGATAGTCGAGGTACGTTCGGTCTGGAATACTGGGGTGATTCCAATGCGCACCGGTGCGCGCTCCACCGTGCCCAAAGCCCGCCATGGCGCCAGTGACAAGGAGACAAGGTATACAAGCAGTTGGCGACGGCTTGGCATGGGCATCAATCGGCCAGTGATGGGGAGTAGCACTGATAAGAAATATATCAGACATCCAGATTACAGCAAATACTTGACACTCAAGCGTCAAGCGTCGGTGATCGACATCAGCCGCGCGGTCACCCGCCGCCAGGTGACATGCCCGACCGTTACCAGACAGTAACCCCTCCAGGCGATGGAGAGCAGACAGGTTACCTGATGGTAACGACGTGGCAGCAGGTAACGTCAGTCAGAATAAACCCTGTACGCAGCCCCCTTCTCGAACAATCCGTTGTACTCCCCATCGTACTAAGCTCCTCCCTGGCCTAGTTCTCTCTACCCGATTGCGAGGGCGGTGATGTATCAGGCTCTATACCTGTGCTGCGTTGAGTTGGATCGGTTTTTGCTGGAGACCATCAGACGGATATGACAAGAACAGGAGGGGTGGGGATGAGTGAGGAGCTGAGAATATCGGAGCATGAGACCCGTGGCAAGGCGGGGGTGCGGCGCTTTGGGATGGTCATCGACTTACGGCGCTGTATCGGTTGCGATGCCTGCATGGTCGCCTGTAAGGCCGAGTTTGATGTACCCATTGGGGTTTTCCGCACCTGGGTTCCTTATCGCGTCGTGGGCAAGTACCCGACAGTCAAGAAGCAGTTTCTGCCGCGTCTGTGCAACCATTGCGACGATCCCCCCTGTGTGCGTGCCTGCCCGGTGGAGGCCACTTTCAAGGTAGAGGACGGTGGCTTCGTGTTGCAGAACTATGATCGCTGCATTGGTTGCAAGGCATGCATGGCGTCGTGCCCCTACAACGCTCGTTTCATGTTGCCGGAGCACCGCACCCGTACCAGCATCACCCAAGTGGTTGACAAGTGTACCTTTTGTTATCACCGCGTCGTTCAGGGGCTCGTTCCAGCCTGCGTGCAGACCTGCGTTGGCCGTGCCCGTGTGTTCGGCGACATGAACGACCCGAACAGCGAGGTCTCGCAGCTGGTAGCCCGCCACGGCAGCCAGACGCTGCGACCCGAGCAGGGAACCAAGCCGCAGGTTTTCTACATCGGCGCCGACCGCAATCTGACCGAGTATGGCCGAAACATCTATGATCCTGTTCCTGAGCAGGACGAGGAACGCGTCATATTCAACCGGAAAAACGAAGTTTAGGGAGATGAACGATGCTTGACTATAACGTTTTTCATACCATCGCCTGGCCAGGTGCGTACGCCTGGTACTTCTTCGTCATCGGGATCTCCGCGGCGCTCTTTTTCTTCTCGGCGCTGTCCTGGTTTCGCGAGGAGTTCCAGTCATTGCGAAAGTCGGGGCTCTACCTCTCATTCGCACTGCTGGTTGTTGGTGGATTGCTGCTGATCAGCGACTTGTCGCAGCCGTTGCGCTTTCTCAACATGCTGAATCCGGCCTACCTGCAATTCAGGTCGCCGTTGGCCTGGGGGAGTCTTAACCTGATGAGCTTCGGTATCGTCTCCGTTGCCTACTTTTTCTTCATGAACAACGGCAATGACGGTCTGGCGAAGAAGGCAGCAGTTATCGGTGCGCTGCTGGCGCTGGGTCTGCCGATCTACACCGGCTTCGACCTGACCGTCCATCAACACCGGCCGGTGTGGAACACACCGCTGATGCCGGTGCTGTTCGTCGCGCTCTCCCTGCTCTCTGGTGCTGCGCTCGCTTCGTTTCTGGCCCGGGGTAACGACAAGCTGATGGTGACGCTGCGCTACTTCATGCTCTGGTCCGGCGGCGCCACCGCAGTGATGCTTATCCCCCTGCTCGGTACGACCGCCTACGGCGGCTCGGCTGAGGAGTTTACCTTCATGTTCCTGACCTCCGGCGCCATGGGGATGATCTTCATCGGGCTGGGGATGGTGGTCGGGCTGGCTGCGCCGATTGCACTGCTGCTGGCACCGGTTGGGCGGCAGCCGGCGAGCGTGATGGCCGCCGGTACCCTGTTGCTGATCGGTGTCATGGCGCTGCGCTACGCCATTCTGATCGGGCCGCAAATTGTTCATACCTATTATTGAAAACCGTGGTAAATGCGGGGGAGTGAATACCATGTTGGAAATGACGCGCAGAAATTTCGTGAAGGCCAGCGCCGGCACCACGGCAGCGGCATTGGCGGCGCCGTCGATACTCAGGGCGATGGAAAATGAGCTCGGTGGGCGGGACTATAACCCCAATACGCTGAAGGAGCGCACGGCGATCCCCACCAACTGCCACGTCTGCAACATCCAGGACGGTGCTCTGGCGTTCGTCGAGGATGGTCGCGTGGTCAAGCTGGAGGGTAACCCCAATCATGTTTCCACCCGCGGTCGTCTCTGCGCCAAGGGCAACGCCGGAATGTGGCACAGCTACGACCCGGACCGGATCATGTATCCGCTCAAGCGTGTCGGCAAGCGCGGCGAGGGCAAGTGGAAACGCATCAGTTGGGACGAGGCGCTGACCGAGGTGACCGCCCGTATCGACGATGTGCTGAAGAACGGCGACCCCAACGAAATCATGCTTAAATGGGGCCGCAACCGCACCGGCGGGGTGCTGACCCGATTCATGCATACACTTGGTTCGGACACCATCCTCAACCATACCTCGGTGTGCGAATCATCCAAGAAAGTGGGTATGGAGCCGACCTGGGGGCCCGATATCGAGACTCCGGACTTTGCCAACAGCAAATATATCCTCAATTTCGGATCCAACATCCTGGAGGCCGCCTACTTCCATAACCCTTACTCACAGCGCATTACCGAGGGACGGGTCGACAGCAACGCCAGGATTGTCTCCTTCGATGTGCGTCTCTCCAATACCGCCGGCTTCTCCGACGAATGGATCCCGGTCTATCCGGGCACCGACGGTGCGGTGGCGCTGGCCATCGGCCATGTAATCCTGCGCGAGGATCTGCAGGATTCGGAGTTCATCACAGACTGGACCAACGTCACGGTGGAGGAGCTCAAGGCGCATTACACTCAGTTCACTCCGCAGTGGGCCGAGGAAATCTCCGGCGTGCCAGCCGATACCATCGAGCGCATTGCGCGCGAGTTCGCCACTATCAAGCCAGCCACCACCTATACATACCGGGGCCCTGCCAAGCACCTCTACGGCTCCTACAACGAGAGATCCTGCATGATGCTCTCCATCATGACCGGCAACGTTGAGAAGCAAGGCGGCTACTGTCTGCCCCGGGGCATGAGTTATGACCAGCCGCAGCCGCAGCCGCCAGCACCAAAGAAGGTCTCGGTGCTGGCGTCGCCGCCTGAGTTTCCGCTCGCCTCGCACAAGGTGAGCCACCTGGTGCCGTTCTGGATCGCCGAGGGAAGGCAGAAGATTAGTGTCTATATCAACTATATGGACAACCCGGTCTACAGCAATCCGGGCTCCGAGGCGGTGTGGGGCGAACTGTTCCGCAACGAGGAGTTGATCCCCTTTCGTGTGGTGCTAACTCCGTTCATGGGCGAAGAGGCACAGACGGCGGACATCATTCTGCCAGAGCTGCCCTACCTGGAACGCTGGGAGCCCGAGTCAATGCCTAACTCTCTGTGGCCGTGGCTGGGGATCCGCCAGCCGGTGATCGAACCGCTGGGTGAGGGCAGGGAGCATCGCGTCTACATGCAGGAGATCATCCACCGCCTCGATCCGGACGGCTCCCGCGGGATGAAGCAGTACTGGAACTTCAAGGACTCCGAGGACTACATGCGCCAGCAGTTCGAGAACGTTCCCGGGCTGAAAGAGGCCGGCGGTCTGGACTGGCTGAAGAAGCACGGCGTCTGGCCCATCTACGGCAAGCTCAACCCCGCCACCGGTAAGATCAGCGACAAGACCGGTCGTGAGATCCGTGCCGAGTACGGCCTTCATCGCAAGGAACTCCCGGCCTCAGATATGTTGGGAGCGACGGTCGATGAGCAGGGAATCATCCACAAAAACGGCAAGGCAATCGGCGTGCAGCGCCATGGCAAGAACCATGTCGGCTTCCCCAGCGGCAGCCGGCTGATCAATGTCCGTGTCGATGAGTGGGCGGAGTACGGCTTCAACCCGATGCCCGCCTTCAAACGCATCCCGTGGCATGAAAATCTCAAGGATGACGAGATGATTCTCACCACCTATAAGTACAATGTTCACGTACAGTCACGTACCGCTTCGGTCAAGTGGCTGGCGGAGATCGTCCACCGCAACTGGGCACCGATCAATACCGAAACGGCGAAGCGGATAGGCATCAGGACCGGCGACCTGATTCGGGTGGAGAGCCCGGTGGGCTACCTGGTTACCAAGGCCTATGTCACCGAGGGGCAGCACCCCAACGTCATCGCTATCTCCACCGGCTGCGGCCACTGGGGCTATGGTCGTCTGGCACAGCTCAAGCTCAAGGAGAAAGGTGGGCAGTTCGGCGCACAGGAGGATCCGGATCTGAACAACGTCTGGTGGGAAGATAAGGGTGTGCACCCCAACCTCATCATTCCCCCGGTAGCCGATCCCATCGGCGGCTCCGCCGGCTACTATGACACCGTGGTGAGGGTGACCAGGGCCAAGGCGAGGGACAAGTATGGCGATATGGAATCCTCCTGGGACAAGCACTTTGAGTGGTACAAAAAGACCATGAGCTATACCTATGTGGGCGATGAGCACCGCAAGATGCACCCGGAGATGGCCTCCTGGGCCGGCCCGGAGAGCGTCAAGCCGAAGAAGCCGTCCGGTAGCCACTGAGGCCGAACCGGTGTAAGCAAGGCTCCGCTCCATGCGCAGCCTTGCTTTAAGAGGGGGTGGATATGAACGATTCAAGTATTATTCTGGTGGCAATTAGTCAGGACGCAAGTAATCAGGTGGGGAATGTCGAGACTCTGAGCAGCCGTGCCCACTGGTATCGCCTGCTGGCGGGCGTCTTCGCCGAGGAACCGCAGGCCGCCTTTGTGCGCCAACTGCGCAGCCAGGCGTGCTTAGAGGCTCTGGCGGAGGTCGGGGTGAGTTTCGGCGACGATTTCCGTGCTGCCAATGAAGAGGCGCTGATTGAGGAGCTGGCCGCGGAGTACACCATGCTCTTTGTCGCCCCTGGTGGCTTCCCACCGGTAGAATCGGTGCGGCTGCAGGGCGGGTACCGCCAGAGCGCGTCAAATGAGGTGCGCTATGCCTATGCTGCCGAGGGATTCAGCGTACAGTCCGGGCGTTTTGCCATCTTCGATGACCATCTTGCGGCACAGATGCAGTTCGTCGCGGCGCTGCTCGAGCGTCAGGCCGAGGCGTTGGTGGCTGCTGATGAGCAGGAGCAACGGCGTCTGGAGGCGACCGTCAGGCGCTTCTGGATGATGCACCTGGGGCGCTGGTGCCGGGGCTATGCCCAATTGGTGGAAGAGGCCGCTGAACACAGCTTCTACCGCGAGATGGCGCGACTGCTCGACGCCTTTGTCACTGCCGAACTGGATATTATGAGACTGGCTGTGGTCGATGAGGATGGAGGTAGGCTGCGTGCTCCCAAACCCAAGGCTGTGACCGAGCCGATGTGGTGTGGGGGAGCGGCCAGATGAGTCTGTTGCTGTGGGATGAGTTGGCCGCGATTTGGCAGTCAGGCGACTTCCGTGGCGCCCACGACTGGATCAACGAACGCTGGTCGCGCACTGTGCAGGAGTCGCCACAAGGGGATACCGATCCCTTTGCCCGCTTTCTTCAAGGAATCGCCTTTGCGGCCCTGGCGTTCCACTTTGCCGGGGAGCAGAACGGCGAAAGCGCTGCCATCTTTGTCGAGGACGGTCTTAGTACTTTGTCGCGATTCCCTCTATCCTATGCCGGCGTTGAGTTGGCGCCGATCATCGACGCCTTAGCGGAGCTTCGTCACGGCCTTCCAGCCGCCGGCTCCGGCCTGCCCATCCCGCCGGTCATCTCTGGAGTACGGGCACTGCGCTTCGCCGGGAGGGTAGTGCAATGAACGATTACCGCTTTTCATGCTGGCGTGACGTTGGTGTCACCACCCAGGGCCCCTGCTTCCTTCACGAGGCGGCCATTTCAGCAGAGGAGCGGCTGGAGGGTTGCTCCGTGGTTTCCGTCACGGGTGACCTCAGTCGAGTCGATATGCTGCTTGGCGCCGGGGCGCAGGAAGTCCTGTTGGGCGAGGCGGCGCTGAGAGACAATACACTGATGCGCGAGGCGATTGCCCGCCACGGCGGCGAACGGATCGGTCTCTGGCTGCCGGTGCGCCGCGCAGTGGCCAGTTGGGGCTTCGACACCGTCAGCAA is a window encoding:
- a CDS encoding sigma-54-dependent transcriptional regulator, with amino-acid sequence MTTPPKLCLVEDDPIMGESLRYRFELEGYRCDWFKSALAAQAHIGISDYAAIVSDIRLPDMGGNELYQQLLDEGRTLPPAIFITGFGSIGDAVELLKKGAADYITKPFDLDVLMEKLHLICRDSSPQRETLPPTLGISATMRRLEQTLCRVSGHNATALITGESGVGKEYAARFLHHCAFGDSRQHPFIAVNCGAIPEGLMEAELFGSEKGAFTGAVRTRHGVFEQANGGTLFLDEIGDMPTNMQVRLLRVIQERQVVRVGGETPIPLDLRIICATHRDIKQMVTEGAFREDLYYRVNVVHVHIPPLRERREDILWFTHQFLSEIDPENEHYLLPSAEQQLLQHDWPGNLRELHHSIERATILTPEPAIGASAFSMNGEQTEDNPDMSGDLHNRLMNYEYQIISETLHRHEFHINETASELGISRKNLWEKMKKLGISKQD
- a CDS encoding ABC transporter substrate-binding protein; translated protein: MFRNILKKGRRLAGLGSLVAAITIAAPAMAQDKEPIVFGGSIPLSGVFAFAGIHIHAGLTDYTAWINSQGGINGHPVKYVMEDTAYEVDRSVAAFKKISGSSSPATYYGDSTGFMKTIASELNSQGTTLMSGASFATALTDNEQYPYQFIPGPSYSQMFGIILEYIANQGKDGDTPTVAFVYSDTEFGKDPIKNGKARAAELGIEVVEDIVTKPGSVDVSAEVLKLRRVRPDFVVFHGYVLSPINEFMVQMRQMGLDTQFMGTFWSSDKLIIDKMGADADGYMGVMPYNYYDSEESGPMLDALRAQAEKSDPKAGYRPTGYMQAWFNAMVWTEVVKRTLDAGKELTADNMAASLASIEDWDTGGIIGIPVTVKDMSFPVGRIWRVNAGKGRYEPVSDWIHLD
- a CDS encoding sensor histidine kinase, whose protein sequence is MFSDLSFRYKIPLRGTVLILITSFAITAALIFRAYDDLKQDLIANAEGLAKVMAYTLVPAILKNDIWRAFEIVQTPFNAVTTENSSLQAKDILIINNQYQIYVASNPEQFQMQFPISSAGPEFAQFETHLRQNLAANTEVLDLPLTENLYVITPIISDKVRLGTLVISYPRESFTPRFAQLAKRAAFATLLVLAALLPLSWYWGARLAKPLVKLADCLGRVGREAPENLRYELRESKDEIGQVSARFKSMLHELQLKQELEKQVIATERLAAIGQLTASIAHEINNPLGGMLNTISTQKRYGKNDAMTDKTLAMLERGLLQIKDTVSALLVETRQSSRDFGPEDMSDIRTLISPDIQRQQAGLVWDVRMATVPLPASLIRQVLINLLLNAAKAVPPHGQVLCRATHAGADELELQICNSGPPIPDKQMKHLFEPFVHYRSGGNGLGLWVCYQIVSQLGGTIETHSSDGETCFTATIPIPS
- a CDS encoding ABC transporter ATP-binding protein, whose amino-acid sequence is MEALLEIDNIEVVYNKSVQVLRGLSLRVPEGAIVALLGSNGAGKSTTLKSVSGLLTLEDGEVTAGEVRFQGKDVKGTPPEKLVRNGLFHVMEGRRVFEDLTVEENLVAATYALSGNKPSLSDSYELVYNYFPRLKERRKQLAGYLSGGEQQMLALGRALIAQPKLIMLDEPSLGLAPLLVEEIFTIVARINREQGTAILLVEQNAAVSLAIASYGYIMENGKIVIDGPADKLTANEDVREFYLGVGGREGEVRSYRDIKHYKRRKRWLS
- a CDS encoding AMP-dependent synthetase/ligase; its protein translation is MTTPSIPDLTLTQMLRAHAKDRPDALALRQKEFGIWQACSWQDYYQRARHFGLGLRALGLEEGGHVAIISENRVEWVIAQMGIGMVRGICVGVYPTSPWNEVAYVLAHSDAEIVVCEDQEQTDKVLEAWPQLPTLKYTIAIDRKGLRYYPEPPAAFEDIEARGREFEKEHPGLVDELLDGQQMDDTALMVYTSGSTGRPKGAMITWGNLHAAAPGLIELLQADEHGSSLSYLPLCHVAEQAVTNIAPVYVGSTVSFGESLRTIQEDLREIAPTFFLGVPRIWEKLHSSIYIKIQETGRFRQALFNRAVRACSPMATKSRGQWSLREKCLFGLSYWLVFRALQNFIGLRRCTIAMTGAAPISTGILEFFRTIGIPLVEVYGQTESTGVATAQPVDDVHLGTVGVAITGVEVKLGEHNEIIMRGGSMFKGYYKNDETTASTLKDGWLHTGDVGEWRDGQLKIVDRLKDIIITAGGKNLSPTGIENTIKASPYIKECIVIGEARKYVSALIQIDFDTVAKWAEQERIAYTTFRSLAEQERVNELIQAEVNKGNEQLPQVAQIKRFHLLAKELDHDDDEVTATMKVRRSKIYEKYMDLIESLYA